In Ovis aries strain OAR_USU_Benz2616 breed Rambouillet chromosome 14, ARS-UI_Ramb_v3.0, whole genome shotgun sequence, a single genomic region encodes these proteins:
- the RSPRY1 gene encoding RING finger and SPRY domain-containing protein 1 isoform X1 has translation MIVFGWAVFLASRSLGQGLLLTLEEHIARFLGTRGATATMGNSCICRDDSGAEDSVDTQQQQADNSAVPAADTRSQPRDPVRPPRRGRGPHEPRRKKQNVDGLVLDTLAVIRTLVDNDQEPPYSMITLHEMAETDEGWLDVVQSLIRVIPLEDPLGPAVITLLLDECPLPTKDALQKLTEILNLNGEVACQDSGHPAKHRNTSAVLGCLAEKLAGPASIGLLSPGILEYLLQCLKLQSHPTVMLFALIALEKFAQTSENKLTISESSISDRLVTLESWTDDPDYLKRQVGFCAQWSLDNLFLKEGRQLTYEKVDLNSIKAMLNSNDVSEYLKISPHGLEARCDASSFESVRCTFCVDAGVWYYEVTVVTSGVMQIGWATRDSKFLNHEGYGIGDDEYSCAYDGCRQLIWYNARSKPHLHPCWKEGDTVGFLLDLNEKQMIFFLNGNQLPPEKQVFSSTVSGFFAAASFMSYQQCEFNFGAKPFKYPPSMKFSTFNDYAFLTAEEKIILPRHRRLALLKQVSIRENCCSLCCDEVADTQLKPCGHSDLCMDCALQLETCPLCRKEIVTRVRQISHIS, from the exons ATGATTGTCTTTGGTTGGGCCGTGTTCTTAGCAAGCAGAAGCCTTGGCCAGGGTCTGCTGTTGACTCTTGAGGAGCACATAGCCCGCTTCCTGGGGACTAGAGGTGCCACTGCAACCATGGGCAATTCCTGTATCTGCCGAGACGACAGCGGAGCAGAAGACAGTGTTGACACCCAGCAGCAACAGGCCGATAACAGTGCAGTCCCCGCCGCTGACACGAGGAGCCAGCCCCGGGACCCTGTTCGGCCACCAAGGAGAGGCCGAGGACCACATGAGccaaggaggaaaaaacaaaatgtagaCGGGCTAGTGCTGGACACACTGGCAGTCATACGGACTCTTGTAGATAA tgatCAGGAACCTCCCTATTCAATGATTACATTGCACGAAATGGCAGAAacag ATGAAGGATGGTTAGACGTTGTCCAGTCTTTAATTAGAGTTATTCCattggaagatccactgggacCAGCTGTTATAACATTATTACTAGATGAATGTCCATTGCCCACTAAA gatGCACTCCAAAAACTGACTGAAATTCTCAACCTAAATGGAGAAGTAGCTTGCCAGGACTCAGGTCATCCTGCCAAACACAGGAACACATCTGCAGTCCTAGGCTGCTTGGCAGAGAAACTAGCAG GTCCTGCAAGTATTGGTTTACttagcccaggaatactggaatatTTGCTACAGTGTCTG AAATTACAGTCCCACCCCACAGTCATGCTTTTTGCACTTATCGCACTGGAAAAGTTTGCACAGACAA GTGAAAATAAATTGACTATTTCTGAATCCAGTATTAGTGACCGGCTTGTCACATTGGAGTCCTGGACTGATGATCCTGATTATCTGAAACGTCAAGTTGGTTTCTGTGCCCAGTGGAGTTTAGACAATCTCT TTTTAAAAGAGGGTAGGCAGCTGACCTATGAGAAAGTGGACTTGAATAGCATTAAGGCCATGCTGAATAGCAACGATGTCAGCGAGTACCTGAAGATCTCGCCTCATGGCTTGGAG GCTCGCTGCGATGCCTCTTCTTTTGAAAGTGTGCGTTGCACCTTTTGTGTGGATGCTGGGGTGTGGTACTATGAAGTTACTGTGGTCACTTCTGGTGTCATGCAGATCGGCTGGGCCACACGGGACAGCAAGTTCCTCAACCAC GAAGGCTATGGCATCGGGGACGATGAATACTCCTGTGCATACGACGGCTGCCGGCAGCTGATTTGGTACAACGCCAGAAGTAAGCCGCACCTACACCCCTGCTGGAAAGAAG GAGACACGGTAGGATTTCTGTTAGACTTGAATGAAAAGCAAATGATCTTCTTTTTAAACGGCAaccagctgcctcctgagaagcaaGTCTTTTCATCTACTGT ATCTGGATTTTTTGCAGCAGCTAGTTTCATGTCATATCAACAATGTGAGTTCAATTTTGGAGCAAAACCATTCAAATATCCACCGTCTATGAAATTTAGCACTTTTAATGACTATGCCTTCCTCACAGCTGAAGAGAAAATCATTTTGCCAAG GCACAGGCGTCTTGCTCTGTTGAAGCAAGTCAGTATCCGGGAAAACTGCTGCTCCCTGTGTTGTGATGAGGTAGCAGACACGCAACTGAAGCCATGTGGACACAG
- the RSPRY1 gene encoding RING finger and SPRY domain-containing protein 1 isoform X2, with product MIVFGWAVFLASRSLGQGLLLTLEEHIARFLGTRGATATMGNSCICRDDSGAEDSVDTQQQQADNSAVPAADTRSQPRDPVRPPRRGRGPHEPRRKKQNVDGLVLDTLAVIRTLVDNDQEPPYSMITLHEMAETDEGWLDVVQSLIRVIPLEDPLGPAVITLLLDECPLPTKDALQKLTEILNLNGEVACQDSGHPAKHRNTSAVLGCLAEKLAGPASIGLLSPGILEYLLQCLKLQSHPTVMLFALIALEKFAQTSENKLTISESSISDRLVTLESWTDDPDYLKRQVGFCAQWSLDNLFLKEGRQLTYEKVDLNSIKAMLNSNDVSEYLKISPHGLEARCDASSFESVRCTFCVDAGVWYYEVTVVTSGVMQIGWATRDSKFLNHEGYGIGDDEYSCAYDGCRQLIWYNARSKPHLHPCWKEGDTVGFLLDLNEKQMIFFLNGNQLPPEKQVFSSTVHRRLALLKQVSIRENCCSLCCDEVADTQLKPCGHSDLCMDCALQLETCPLCRKEIVTRVRQISHIS from the exons ATGATTGTCTTTGGTTGGGCCGTGTTCTTAGCAAGCAGAAGCCTTGGCCAGGGTCTGCTGTTGACTCTTGAGGAGCACATAGCCCGCTTCCTGGGGACTAGAGGTGCCACTGCAACCATGGGCAATTCCTGTATCTGCCGAGACGACAGCGGAGCAGAAGACAGTGTTGACACCCAGCAGCAACAGGCCGATAACAGTGCAGTCCCCGCCGCTGACACGAGGAGCCAGCCCCGGGACCCTGTTCGGCCACCAAGGAGAGGCCGAGGACCACATGAGccaaggaggaaaaaacaaaatgtagaCGGGCTAGTGCTGGACACACTGGCAGTCATACGGACTCTTGTAGATAA tgatCAGGAACCTCCCTATTCAATGATTACATTGCACGAAATGGCAGAAacag ATGAAGGATGGTTAGACGTTGTCCAGTCTTTAATTAGAGTTATTCCattggaagatccactgggacCAGCTGTTATAACATTATTACTAGATGAATGTCCATTGCCCACTAAA gatGCACTCCAAAAACTGACTGAAATTCTCAACCTAAATGGAGAAGTAGCTTGCCAGGACTCAGGTCATCCTGCCAAACACAGGAACACATCTGCAGTCCTAGGCTGCTTGGCAGAGAAACTAGCAG GTCCTGCAAGTATTGGTTTACttagcccaggaatactggaatatTTGCTACAGTGTCTG AAATTACAGTCCCACCCCACAGTCATGCTTTTTGCACTTATCGCACTGGAAAAGTTTGCACAGACAA GTGAAAATAAATTGACTATTTCTGAATCCAGTATTAGTGACCGGCTTGTCACATTGGAGTCCTGGACTGATGATCCTGATTATCTGAAACGTCAAGTTGGTTTCTGTGCCCAGTGGAGTTTAGACAATCTCT TTTTAAAAGAGGGTAGGCAGCTGACCTATGAGAAAGTGGACTTGAATAGCATTAAGGCCATGCTGAATAGCAACGATGTCAGCGAGTACCTGAAGATCTCGCCTCATGGCTTGGAG GCTCGCTGCGATGCCTCTTCTTTTGAAAGTGTGCGTTGCACCTTTTGTGTGGATGCTGGGGTGTGGTACTATGAAGTTACTGTGGTCACTTCTGGTGTCATGCAGATCGGCTGGGCCACACGGGACAGCAAGTTCCTCAACCAC GAAGGCTATGGCATCGGGGACGATGAATACTCCTGTGCATACGACGGCTGCCGGCAGCTGATTTGGTACAACGCCAGAAGTAAGCCGCACCTACACCCCTGCTGGAAAGAAG GAGACACGGTAGGATTTCTGTTAGACTTGAATGAAAAGCAAATGATCTTCTTTTTAAACGGCAaccagctgcctcctgagaagcaaGTCTTTTCATCTACTGT GCACAGGCGTCTTGCTCTGTTGAAGCAAGTCAGTATCCGGGAAAACTGCTGCTCCCTGTGTTGTGATGAGGTAGCAGACACGCAACTGAAGCCATGTGGACACAG